AAGCGAGGATATGCCTCGCTTTTAGGTTTCTTTAAGTTGTTTTTGATAAAGCATTTGATACAGTCCATTCGCTTCTAACAATGTTTCATGAGCGCCTGATTCGACAATTTTTCCTGAGTCAATCACTAAAATCTCATCGACATCTAACACCGTCGATAAACGGTGCGCAATAATCAATACGGTTTTCACTTGTTTGATGGCATTAAGCGCATCTTTTATTTTAGCTTCACTGACGTTATCTAAGGCACTGGTTGCTTCATCGAATAAAATAATGGGGGCGTCTTTTAAAATGGCGCGCGCGATCGCGATTCTTTGGCGTTGCCCGCCTGATAAACTATGACCTTGTTCCCCAACTAAGG
This portion of the Methanocalculus natronophilus genome encodes:
- a CDS encoding ATP-binding cassette domain-containing protein — its product is LVGEQGHSLSGGQRQRIAIARAILKDAPIILFDEATSALDNVSEAKIKDALNAIKQVKTVLIIAHRLSTVLDVDEILVIDSGKIVESGAHETLLEANGLYQMLYQKQLKET